Proteins from one Amycolatopsis benzoatilytica AK 16/65 genomic window:
- a CDS encoding ferredoxin--NADP reductase has product MTEVVTLTVAEVIEETADARSIVFTVPAEHADRFAYSPGQFLTLRIPSDQTGSVARCYSLSSAPHEGRVQVTVKRTADGYGSNWVCDQLRAGASIDVLRPSGVFCPSSLDADFLLFAAGSGITPVMSILKSALEKGAGRVVLVYANRDERSVIFAADLRDLAARFGDRLTVVHWLESVQGLPSVAALRALAAPYSSRESFLCGPAPFMAAAQDALRELGVPRERVHVEKFHSLTGNPFEDQPEPEPEASGETTELTVDLDGETRQVTWPRQRKLLDHLLAEGFDAPYSCREGQCSACACRLVSGEVKMLNNEVLDAEDIADGIVLACQSVPLTDEVSVSYE; this is encoded by the coding sequence ATGACTGAGGTCGTGACGCTGACCGTCGCCGAGGTGATCGAGGAAACCGCGGACGCCCGGTCCATCGTGTTCACGGTTCCGGCCGAGCACGCGGACCGGTTCGCCTACTCCCCCGGCCAGTTCCTCACGCTCCGGATTCCCAGCGACCAAACGGGTTCCGTCGCGCGGTGCTACTCGCTCTCGAGCGCACCGCACGAGGGCCGGGTGCAGGTGACTGTGAAGCGCACGGCGGACGGGTACGGCTCGAACTGGGTCTGCGACCAGCTGCGCGCCGGGGCGAGCATCGACGTGCTCCGCCCGTCCGGCGTGTTCTGTCCGTCCTCTTTGGACGCGGACTTCCTGCTTTTCGCCGCCGGCAGCGGGATCACCCCGGTGATGTCGATCCTCAAGTCCGCACTGGAAAAGGGAGCCGGGCGAGTCGTGCTGGTCTACGCCAACCGGGACGAGCGGTCGGTGATCTTCGCTGCCGATCTGCGCGACCTGGCGGCCCGGTTCGGCGATCGGCTGACCGTCGTGCACTGGCTGGAGAGCGTGCAGGGACTGCCTTCCGTTGCCGCGCTCCGCGCGCTCGCCGCACCGTACAGTTCGCGCGAATCGTTTCTCTGCGGACCGGCCCCGTTCATGGCCGCCGCGCAGGACGCGCTGCGCGAGCTGGGCGTGCCGCGCGAACGGGTGCACGTCGAGAAGTTCCACTCGCTCACCGGCAATCCGTTCGAGGACCAGCCGGAACCGGAGCCCGAGGCGTCCGGCGAGACCACCGAGCTGACCGTCGACCTGGACGGCGAGACCCGCCAAGTCACCTGGCCGCGGCAGCGAAAGCTGCTCGACCACCTGCTCGCCGAAGGCTTCGACGCGCCGTACTCGTGCCGCGAAGGCCAGTGCAGCGCGTGCGCTTGCCGCCTGGTGTCCGGCGAGGTGAAGATGCTGAACAACGAGGTGCTGGACGCCGAGGACATCGCCGACGGGATCGTGCTGGCCTGCCAGTCGGTGCCGTTGACGGACGAGGTGTCGGTCAGCTACGAGTGA
- a CDS encoding Rieske 2Fe-2S domain-containing protein, producing the protein MTPTTQGSEIRTIDAGAPPARFARGWHCLGLAESFRDGKPHAVQAFGTKLVVFADTAGKLNVLDGYCRHMGGDLTQGSVKGDEIACPFHDWRWSGTGKCKSIPYAKRVPLRARTRSWQVLEENQQLFVWHDPEGNPPPENVVIPRVEGAFSDEWSNWTWDSILIENANCREIIDNVVDMAHFFYIHYAFPTYFKNVFEGHIATQYLNTKGRPDMGMASNYGGEENLLRSEASYFGPSYMINWLVNSFQGFEIENVLINCHYPVSPTSFVLQWGIMVKKMPGISDEHADKIAAKLAKGIGVGFLQDVEIWKNKTKVDNPLLCEEDGPVYQLRRWYEQFYVDAADVTEDMTRRFEFEVDTTKANEAWSAEVRENLARQRAEAEAAAESEEAGV; encoded by the coding sequence GTGACGCCCACAACGCAGGGATCCGAGATCCGCACGATCGACGCGGGCGCGCCGCCCGCGCGGTTCGCCCGCGGCTGGCACTGCCTCGGCCTGGCCGAGAGCTTCCGCGACGGGAAGCCGCACGCGGTGCAGGCGTTCGGCACCAAGCTCGTGGTCTTCGCCGACACCGCCGGGAAGCTGAACGTGCTCGACGGCTACTGCCGGCACATGGGCGGCGACCTCACCCAAGGCTCGGTCAAGGGCGACGAGATCGCCTGCCCGTTCCACGACTGGCGATGGAGCGGCACCGGCAAGTGCAAGTCGATCCCGTACGCCAAACGCGTCCCGCTGCGGGCGCGCACCCGGTCCTGGCAGGTGCTGGAGGAGAACCAGCAGCTGTTCGTCTGGCACGACCCGGAGGGCAACCCGCCGCCGGAGAACGTGGTGATCCCCCGTGTCGAGGGCGCGTTCAGCGACGAGTGGAGCAACTGGACCTGGGACTCGATCCTGATCGAGAACGCCAACTGCCGCGAGATCATCGACAACGTGGTGGACATGGCGCACTTCTTCTACATCCACTACGCCTTCCCCACCTACTTCAAGAACGTGTTCGAGGGCCACATCGCCACCCAGTACCTCAACACCAAGGGCCGTCCGGACATGGGCATGGCGTCCAACTACGGCGGCGAGGAGAACCTGCTGCGGTCGGAGGCGTCCTACTTCGGGCCGTCCTACATGATCAACTGGCTGGTGAATTCCTTCCAGGGCTTCGAGATCGAGAACGTGCTGATCAACTGCCACTACCCGGTCTCGCCGACCTCGTTCGTGCTGCAGTGGGGCATCATGGTGAAGAAGATGCCCGGCATCTCCGACGAGCACGCGGACAAGATCGCCGCGAAGCTGGCGAAGGGAATCGGCGTCGGGTTCCTGCAGGACGTGGAGATCTGGAAGAACAAGACCAAGGTCGACAACCCGCTGCTGTGCGAGGAGGACGGCCCGGTCTACCAGCTGCGCCGCTGGTACGAGCAGTTCTACGTGGACGCGGCGGACGTCACCGAGGACATGACCCGCCGCTTCGAGTTCGAAGTGGACACCACGAAGGCGAACGAGGCGTGGTCGGCCGAAGTGCGGGAGAACCTGGCACGCCAGCGGGCGGAGGCGGAAGCCGCGGCCGAATCGGAAGAGGCCGGGGTGTGA
- the kstD gene encoding 3-oxosteroid 1-dehydrogenase, whose product MSDEYDVVVAGSGAAGMTAALAAAHRGLSVVVLEKAACFGGSTARSGGGVWLPGNHALRAAGIEEPPERAKQYLESIVGDVVPEQLRTTFLDHGPEVLEFVTKHTPLEFQWVRDYSDYHPEAPGGRPGGRSVEPKALDGKLLGADLAQLEPPYSAPPLGVPITQADYRWLSLIARHPRGFGRLLSLGMRWLAGRVRGQQPLSMGQALAAGLRKGLRDAGVEVLLNTPLLDLHVENDVVTGIVARRGDTETVFRARRGVVLACGGFEHNEEMRTKYQRAPIGTEWTVGAEANTGDGINAGLKLGAATDLMDDAWWGPSFPLTGGPWFALAERSRPGCLMVDEGGTRFVNESAPYVEAVHAMYGEGDGPGQHVPAWLVFDQRYRDRYLFTGLGPRQPLPGRWYQAGIVAKSATLSGLAEKIGVPADALEQTVTRFNGFARNGVDEDFQRGLSAYDHYYGDPRNRPNPSLGELVKAPYYAVRVVPGDLGTKGGLRTDENARVLREDGTVVPGLYAAGNTSAAVMGRTYAGPGATIGPAMVFGYLAAQALANEDQTGTGGRQ is encoded by the coding sequence ATGTCGGACGAGTACGACGTGGTAGTGGCCGGCAGCGGCGCCGCCGGAATGACCGCCGCGCTCGCCGCCGCCCACCGCGGGCTTTCCGTGGTGGTGCTGGAAAAGGCAGCCTGCTTCGGCGGTTCGACCGCGCGGTCCGGCGGCGGCGTCTGGCTGCCCGGCAACCACGCGCTGCGGGCCGCGGGCATCGAAGAACCACCCGAACGCGCGAAGCAGTACCTGGAATCGATCGTCGGCGACGTCGTGCCCGAGCAGCTGCGCACGACGTTCCTCGACCACGGCCCCGAAGTGCTGGAGTTCGTCACGAAGCACACGCCGCTCGAGTTCCAGTGGGTCCGCGACTACAGCGACTACCACCCGGAAGCGCCCGGCGGGCGGCCCGGCGGCCGGTCCGTCGAGCCGAAGGCCCTCGACGGGAAGCTGCTCGGCGCGGACCTCGCCCAGCTGGAACCGCCGTACAGCGCGCCGCCGCTAGGCGTGCCGATCACCCAGGCGGACTACCGGTGGCTCAGCCTGATCGCCCGGCACCCGCGCGGTTTCGGCCGGTTGCTGTCGCTGGGCATGAGGTGGCTGGCCGGGCGGGTCCGCGGGCAGCAGCCGCTGTCCATGGGGCAAGCGCTCGCGGCCGGGTTGCGCAAGGGACTGCGGGACGCTGGCGTCGAGGTTCTGCTGAACACGCCGCTGCTGGACCTGCACGTCGAGAACGACGTCGTGACCGGCATCGTGGCGCGGCGAGGAGACACCGAAACCGTCTTCCGCGCCCGCCGCGGCGTCGTGCTGGCCTGCGGCGGCTTCGAACACAACGAAGAGATGCGCACCAAGTACCAGCGCGCGCCGATCGGCACCGAATGGACCGTCGGCGCGGAGGCGAACACCGGCGACGGCATCAACGCCGGACTCAAACTGGGCGCGGCGACCGACCTGATGGACGACGCGTGGTGGGGCCCTTCGTTCCCGCTCACCGGCGGCCCGTGGTTCGCGCTCGCCGAACGGTCCCGGCCGGGCTGCCTGATGGTCGACGAAGGCGGAACGCGGTTCGTCAACGAATCGGCACCGTACGTCGAAGCCGTGCACGCGATGTACGGCGAAGGCGACGGGCCAGGTCAGCACGTGCCCGCATGGCTGGTTTTCGACCAGCGCTACCGCGACCGCTACCTGTTCACCGGCCTCGGGCCGCGGCAGCCGCTGCCCGGACGCTGGTACCAGGCGGGCATCGTGGCGAAGTCCGCGACGCTGTCCGGGCTCGCCGAGAAGATCGGCGTACCGGCCGACGCGCTGGAGCAGACCGTCACCCGGTTCAACGGCTTCGCCCGCAACGGCGTCGACGAGGACTTCCAGCGGGGCCTGAGCGCCTACGACCACTACTACGGCGACCCGCGCAACCGCCCCAACCCGAGCCTCGGCGAACTCGTCAAGGCGCCGTACTACGCCGTTCGCGTGGTCCCCGGCGACCTCGGCACCAAGGGCGGGCTGCGCACCGACGAGAACGCCCGGGTCCTGCGCGAGGACGGCACCGTCGTGCCCGGCCTCTACGCGGCGGGCAACACCAGTGCGGCCGTGATGGGCCGGACCTACGCCGGGCCCGGCGCGACTATCGGCCCGGCGATGGTTTTCGGCTACCTTGCGGCACAGGCGCTGGCCAACGAAGATCAGACCGGCACGGGAGGCAGGCAGTGA
- a CDS encoding FAD-binding protein, protein MDELGADVVIIGAGAAGVCAAIEAADAGADVLLVDRFSGGGASRVSGGVVYAGGGTPQQRAAGVYDSVDAMYAYLREETGDVVTERTLRRFCEESVELVAWLERQGVPFEGSLCDYKTSYPSNAHYLYYSGSELSGGFRDVAKPAPRGHRVKGPGTSGKMLMKQLLATARRRGVRVLPQTQAVNLITDDSGTVTGVVTRSLRDAPATVRARHARLADWAAKPGIYVPAMRRSLHRRVERFERSHARELRIVARRGVVLAAGGFIVNRAMVREHAPLYRGGLDLGTSADDGSGIRMGVEAGGRTAELDRVSAWRFLTPPTAFLGGLLVDVDGRRIIDESRYGAAIGERMIAEHGGRGWLLVDESIVAEARRDGRKQGQWFATLQLRYLLGKGRVTGATLEEVAARAGVDPAGLAATYAAYQRGPDPAGKPPEFARPLDTPPYSLIDVSVKPNLGYPCPMLTLGGLVVDEDTGAVAGVPGLYAAGRTAVGICSRSYVSGLSLADCVFSGRRAGRNGARGIDRVDKNENVF, encoded by the coding sequence ATGGACGAGCTCGGTGCGGACGTCGTGATCATCGGAGCCGGCGCGGCCGGCGTGTGCGCGGCCATCGAAGCAGCCGACGCGGGCGCCGACGTGCTCCTGGTCGACCGCTTTTCCGGCGGCGGGGCCAGCCGGGTAAGCGGTGGCGTGGTTTACGCCGGAGGCGGCACGCCGCAGCAGCGGGCCGCCGGTGTCTACGACAGCGTGGACGCGATGTACGCCTACCTCCGGGAGGAAACCGGCGACGTCGTGACAGAACGGACCTTGCGGCGGTTCTGTGAGGAAAGCGTCGAGCTGGTCGCGTGGCTGGAGCGGCAAGGCGTGCCCTTCGAGGGCAGTCTCTGCGACTACAAGACGTCGTATCCCAGCAACGCGCACTACCTGTACTACTCCGGCAGCGAGCTGTCCGGCGGCTTCCGCGACGTGGCGAAACCCGCGCCGCGCGGACATCGGGTCAAAGGCCCCGGCACGTCCGGGAAGATGCTGATGAAGCAGCTGCTCGCGACGGCGAGGCGGCGCGGCGTGCGGGTGCTGCCCCAGACGCAAGCGGTCAACCTGATCACCGATGACTCGGGCACGGTGACCGGGGTCGTCACCCGGAGCCTGCGGGACGCGCCTGCGACGGTCCGCGCGCGGCATGCGCGGCTCGCGGACTGGGCGGCGAAGCCGGGCATCTATGTGCCCGCGATGCGGCGGTCGCTGCACCGGCGGGTCGAGCGCTTCGAGCGCAGCCACGCGCGTGAGCTGCGGATTGTCGCGCGGCGAGGCGTCGTGCTGGCGGCTGGCGGGTTCATCGTGAACCGGGCGATGGTGCGGGAGCACGCGCCGCTGTATCGCGGCGGACTCGATCTGGGCACTTCGGCGGACGACGGTTCCGGCATCCGGATGGGCGTCGAGGCCGGCGGGCGGACGGCGGAGCTGGACCGGGTGTCCGCGTGGCGGTTCCTCACGCCGCCGACGGCGTTCCTGGGCGGCCTGCTGGTGGACGTGGACGGCCGCCGGATCATCGACGAATCCCGCTACGGTGCGGCGATCGGCGAGCGGATGATCGCCGAGCACGGCGGACGCGGCTGGCTGCTGGTGGACGAGTCGATCGTCGCCGAGGCGCGCCGGGACGGCCGCAAGCAGGGCCAGTGGTTCGCGACGCTGCAGCTGAGGTACCTCCTCGGCAAGGGCCGGGTGACCGGCGCAACACTGGAGGAGGTGGCCGCGCGCGCTGGTGTCGATCCGGCCGGACTGGCCGCGACCTATGCCGCGTACCAGCGCGGCCCGGACCCGGCGGGCAAGCCTCCGGAGTTCGCGCGGCCGCTGGACACTCCGCCGTATTCGCTGATCGACGTGTCGGTGAAACCCAACCTCGGCTACCCGTGCCCGATGCTCACGCTCGGCGGCCTGGTCGTGGACGAGGACACCGGCGCGGTGGCCGGCGTACCCGGGCTGTACGCCGCCGGGCGTACCGCGGTGGGAATCTGTTCCAGGTCGTATGTGAGCGGCCTTTCGCTGGCCGACTGCGTGTTTTCCGGCCGCCGGGCAGGGCGTAACGGCGCGCGGGGGATCGACCGCGTCGACAAAAACGAGAACGTGTTCTAG
- the hsaA gene encoding 3-hydroxy-9,10-secoandrosta-1,3,5(10)-triene-9,17-dione monooxygenase oxygenase subunit, whose amino-acid sequence MSELAAVMAGVRDLLPVLRERAQETEDARRIPAESVKALQETGFFRLLQPKPYGGYEADPVSFYTAVKLIASACGSTGWVASILGVHPWHVALFDAQAQADVWGEDHDVRISSSYAPMGKATVVEGGYRLSGRWSFSSGSDHCTWVLLGGPAFADGKPVDFCTYLVPISDYSIVDVWDTVGLRGTGSNDIVVEDVFVPKHRALSFMATSKCKTPGQEVNPGPLYKLPYGSVHPSTITAPIIGMAQGAYDAHVEYQGKRVRAAYAGEQSKEDPFAKIRIAEAASEIDAAWLQLTHNIDELYQLACQGEKLPFSTRLRVRRDQVRGTERAISAIDRLFENSGGRALQRGTPIQRFWRDAHAGRVHAANDAERAYVMYGTGAFGLPVENAMV is encoded by the coding sequence ATGAGCGAGCTGGCTGCCGTGATGGCGGGGGTGCGCGACCTGCTCCCCGTGCTGCGGGAACGCGCACAGGAGACCGAGGACGCCCGCCGGATCCCCGCCGAGTCCGTGAAAGCGCTGCAGGAGACCGGGTTTTTCCGCCTGCTGCAACCAAAACCGTACGGCGGCTACGAAGCCGACCCGGTCAGTTTCTACACCGCGGTCAAGCTCATCGCGAGTGCCTGCGGATCCACCGGCTGGGTGGCGTCGATTCTGGGCGTGCACCCGTGGCACGTCGCGTTGTTCGACGCGCAAGCCCAGGCCGACGTGTGGGGCGAGGACCACGACGTGCGGATTTCTTCGTCGTACGCCCCGATGGGCAAGGCCACCGTGGTCGAGGGCGGCTACCGGCTGTCCGGCCGGTGGAGCTTCTCCTCCGGCAGCGACCACTGCACGTGGGTGCTGCTGGGCGGGCCGGCGTTCGCCGACGGCAAGCCGGTGGACTTCTGCACGTATCTGGTGCCGATCTCCGACTACTCCATTGTGGACGTCTGGGACACCGTCGGGCTGCGCGGCACCGGGTCCAACGACATCGTCGTCGAGGACGTCTTCGTGCCGAAGCACCGCGCGCTGAGCTTCATGGCGACGTCGAAGTGCAAGACTCCGGGACAGGAAGTGAACCCGGGACCGCTCTACAAGCTGCCCTACGGTTCCGTGCACCCGAGCACGATCACCGCGCCGATCATCGGAATGGCGCAGGGCGCATACGACGCGCACGTGGAGTACCAAGGCAAGCGGGTGCGCGCCGCATACGCGGGCGAACAGTCCAAAGAGGACCCGTTCGCCAAGATCCGGATCGCCGAGGCGGCCAGCGAGATCGACGCGGCCTGGCTCCAGCTGACGCACAACATCGACGAGCTGTACCAGCTCGCTTGCCAGGGCGAGAAGCTGCCGTTCAGCACCCGCCTGCGGGTGCGCCGCGACCAGGTGCGCGGCACCGAGCGGGCGATCTCCGCGATCGACCGGCTTTTCGAGAACTCCGGCGGCCGCGCGCTGCAACGAGGAACGCCGATCCAGCGGTTCTGGCGCGACGCGCACGCGGGCCGGGTGCACGCGGCGAACGATGCTGAACGCGCGTACGTCATGTACGGCACCGGAGCCTTCGGGCTGCCTGTCGAGAATGCGATGGTGTGA
- the hsaD gene encoding 4,5:9,10-diseco-3-hydroxy-5,9,17-trioxoandrosta-1(10),2-diene-4-oate hydrolase has product MAPEGSYVDVAGGLRLHYHESGAENAETVLLLHGGGPGASAWSNFGRNVPVFGKSYRTLAIDQPGFGRSDKPAEHPQYFRHSADAVVGLMDALGIERAHLVGNSLGAGASVRLALNHPDRAGRLVLMGAGGLSVNLFAPDPTEGVRLLSRFAGDPTRERMEAFLRIMVHDQKLVTDELIDERFEIARTPESLAAMRAMGKSFTMPDSFEEGMLWREAYRLRQRVLLVWGREDRVNPLDGALLALKTIPRAQLHVFGGCGHWAQLEKFDEFNRLALDFLGSV; this is encoded by the coding sequence ATGGCTCCCGAAGGTTCCTATGTCGACGTCGCGGGCGGGCTACGCCTGCACTACCACGAATCCGGCGCGGAGAACGCCGAGACGGTGCTGCTGCTGCACGGCGGCGGCCCGGGTGCTTCGGCGTGGAGCAACTTCGGCCGCAACGTGCCGGTGTTCGGGAAGTCGTACCGGACGCTGGCGATCGACCAGCCCGGGTTCGGCCGATCGGACAAGCCAGCGGAGCATCCGCAGTACTTCCGGCACAGCGCGGACGCGGTCGTCGGGCTGATGGACGCGCTGGGCATCGAGCGTGCGCACCTGGTCGGCAACTCACTGGGCGCGGGCGCGTCGGTACGGCTCGCGCTGAACCACCCGGATCGCGCGGGCCGGCTGGTGCTGATGGGCGCGGGCGGGCTGAGCGTCAACCTGTTCGCCCCGGATCCGACCGAAGGCGTGCGGCTGCTGTCCCGGTTCGCCGGCGACCCGACCCGGGAGCGGATGGAAGCGTTCCTGCGGATCATGGTGCACGACCAGAAACTGGTCACCGACGAGCTGATCGACGAGCGCTTCGAGATCGCTCGCACGCCTGAGTCGCTGGCCGCGATGCGCGCGATGGGCAAGTCCTTCACGATGCCGGACTCGTTCGAGGAAGGCATGTTGTGGCGCGAGGCTTATCGCCTGCGGCAACGGGTCTTGCTCGTCTGGGGCCGGGAGGACCGGGTCAATCCGCTGGACGGCGCGCTGCTCGCGTTGAAGACGATCCCGCGCGCGCAACTGCACGTGTTCGGCGGCTGCGGACACTGGGCGCAGCTGGAGAAGTTCGACGAATTCAACCGGCTCGCCCTCGACTTCCTCGGGAGCGTGTGA
- the hsaC gene encoding iron-dependent extradiol dioxygenase HsaC, with protein MAISSLAYLRIEATDMAAWREYGLKVLGMVEGSGTDPNALYLRMDDFPARLVIVPGERDRLSVAGWEAANAAELADIRARLDAASVPYKEGTPEELADRRVTEMVRFADPSGNTLEVFHGVALQHRRVVSPYGHRFVTGEQGLGHVVLSTHDDAAALAFYRDVLGFRLRDSMRMPPQMVGRPADGEPAWLRFFGCNPRHHSLAFLPMPTPSGIVHLMVEVEETDDVGLCLDRAKRRNVPMSATLGRHVNDLMLSFYMKTPGGFDVEFGCEGRQVDDQAWIARESTAVSLWGHDFSVGAR; from the coding sequence ATGGCGATCAGCTCGCTGGCGTATCTGCGGATCGAAGCGACCGACATGGCGGCCTGGCGCGAGTACGGGCTGAAAGTCCTCGGCATGGTGGAAGGTTCAGGCACCGACCCGAACGCGCTGTACCTGCGGATGGACGACTTCCCGGCCCGGCTGGTGATCGTTCCGGGCGAGCGGGACCGGCTTTCGGTGGCGGGCTGGGAGGCCGCGAACGCCGCCGAGCTGGCCGACATCCGCGCCCGGCTCGACGCCGCTTCGGTGCCGTACAAGGAAGGGACGCCGGAAGAACTGGCGGACCGGCGCGTGACGGAAATGGTGCGCTTCGCCGATCCGTCCGGCAACACGCTGGAAGTCTTCCACGGGGTGGCGCTGCAGCACCGGCGCGTCGTAAGCCCGTACGGCCACCGGTTCGTGACCGGCGAACAGGGCTTGGGACACGTCGTTTTGTCGACCCACGACGACGCCGCCGCGCTCGCGTTCTACCGCGACGTACTGGGCTTCCGCCTGCGCGACTCGATGCGGATGCCGCCGCAGATGGTCGGCCGCCCAGCCGACGGCGAACCGGCGTGGCTGCGGTTCTTCGGCTGCAACCCGCGGCATCACAGCCTCGCATTCCTGCCTATGCCGACCCCGAGCGGGATCGTGCACCTGATGGTGGAGGTCGAGGAGACCGACGACGTCGGCTTGTGCCTGGACCGGGCGAAACGCCGCAACGTGCCGATGTCGGCGACGCTGGGCCGGCACGTGAACGACCTGATGCTGTCGTTCTACATGAAGACCCCCGGCGGCTTCGACGTCGAGTTCGGCTGCGAGGGCCGCCAGGTCGACGACCAAGCCTGGATCGCCCGCGAAAGCACCGCGGTCTCGTTATGGGGCCACGACTTCTCGGTCGGAGCACGATGA
- the hsaB gene encoding 3-hydroxy-9,10-secoandrosta-1,3,5(10)-triene-9,17-dione monooxygenase reductase subunit: protein MTAAVPDREAAPARFREVLGHFCTGVTVVTGIAADGTGAPVGFACQSFAALSLDPPLVLFCVARTSRTWPALAAAGTFAVNVLAEDQQAVSAEFGRRGGDKFSAVSWQPAPSGAPLLDGALTWVDCEVQAVHPAGDHYVVIGRVTALGDTSEARPLLFHRGRYTVTEPVPDALAALMPWPRPDDWL, encoded by the coding sequence ATGACCGCGGCGGTGCCGGACCGGGAAGCGGCCCCGGCACGGTTCCGCGAAGTGCTCGGCCACTTCTGCACCGGCGTGACCGTGGTGACCGGCATCGCGGCGGACGGCACCGGCGCACCGGTCGGATTCGCCTGCCAGTCCTTCGCCGCGCTGTCGCTCGACCCGCCGCTGGTGCTGTTCTGCGTCGCCCGGACTTCGCGGACCTGGCCGGCCCTGGCCGCGGCGGGAACGTTCGCGGTCAACGTACTCGCCGAAGACCAGCAGGCGGTCAGCGCGGAGTTCGGCCGCCGCGGCGGCGACAAGTTCTCGGCCGTCTCCTGGCAGCCCGCCCCCTCCGGCGCGCCGCTCCTGGACGGGGCCCTGACCTGGGTCGACTGCGAGGTGCAGGCAGTCCACCCGGCCGGAGACCACTACGTGGTGATCGGCCGGGTAACCGCGCTGGGCGACACTTCCGAAGCCCGACCACTGCTGTTTCACCGCGGCCGATACACCGTCACCGAACCCGTGCCGGACGCGCTCGCCGCGCTGATGCCCTGGCCCCGGCCAGACGACTGGCTCTGA
- a CDS encoding Smr/MutS family protein, producing MKLKLDLHDIYNRGGEIDRALRAIIDEAVAKKAPLVEIIPGKGSGQLKKHVLRFLERKDVKALYHRVEKDKDNFGRVFVHFRWK from the coding sequence ATGAAGCTCAAGCTTGATCTTCACGACATCTACAACCGCGGCGGGGAGATCGACCGGGCGCTGCGCGCGATCATCGATGAGGCGGTGGCGAAGAAGGCGCCGCTTGTCGAGATCATTCCGGGTAAGGGGTCCGGGCAGTTGAAGAAGCACGTGCTGCGGTTCTTGGAGCGCAAGGATGTGAAGGCGCTGTATCACCGGGTGGAGAAGGACAAGGACAATTTCGGCCGGGTGTTCGTGCACTTCCGCTGGAAGTGA
- a CDS encoding MBL fold metallo-hydrolase: MTSTAWTPAAFGAKAAGARAERMRRSPQFADGVFHNAVPTRSTPSSPGRLVREYLFGEDRDRRKPVGAVPLVASPAVESADGLFLTWYGHASTLIEIDGVRVLCDPVWSDRVSPASFAGPRRLHAPPVPLRGVGRVDAIVISHDHYDHLDLPTVQALISLTDAPFLVPLGVGAHLERWQVPAARIVELDWHEDATVAGIRFVATPAQHFSGRGLANDSTLWASWVVLGPSHRVFYSGDTGYFAGFAEIGERYGPFDASLIQIGAYASHWPDIHMTPEEGVAAHLDVRGGLLVPVHWATFMLSTHAWSEPADRVWREAKANDLPLAIPQPGQRFEAAIPPAPDGWWKTHP; encoded by the coding sequence ATGACCAGCACAGCGTGGACTCCGGCGGCCTTCGGTGCGAAGGCCGCCGGAGCGCGTGCCGAGCGGATGCGCCGGTCCCCGCAGTTCGCGGACGGCGTGTTTCACAATGCCGTTCCTACTCGCTCGACCCCCTCTTCGCCGGGCAGGCTGGTGCGCGAATACCTGTTCGGCGAGGACCGGGACCGGCGCAAGCCGGTCGGCGCGGTTCCGCTCGTCGCGTCGCCCGCTGTCGAGTCGGCGGACGGGCTTTTCCTTACCTGGTACGGGCACGCGTCGACGCTGATAGAGATCGACGGCGTCCGCGTGCTGTGCGATCCGGTGTGGAGCGACCGGGTTTCGCCCGCGTCCTTCGCCGGGCCGCGCCGGCTGCACGCGCCGCCGGTTCCGCTGCGCGGTGTCGGCCGGGTGGACGCGATCGTGATCTCGCACGACCATTACGACCACCTGGATCTGCCCACCGTCCAAGCGCTGATTTCGCTGACCGATGCGCCTTTCCTCGTCCCGTTGGGTGTCGGCGCGCATCTGGAACGGTGGCAGGTCCCGGCCGCGCGGATCGTCGAACTCGATTGGCACGAGGACGCGACGGTCGCCGGAATCCGGTTCGTGGCGACGCCGGCGCAGCATTTCTCCGGCCGTGGCCTGGCGAACGACAGCACGCTGTGGGCATCCTGGGTTGTTCTCGGGCCCTCGCACCGGGTCTTCTACAGCGGAGACACCGGTTATTTCGCCGGTTTCGCGGAAATCGGCGAGCGATACGGCCCGTTCGACGCGTCGCTGATCCAAATCGGCGCGTACGCGTCGCATTGGCCGGACATCCACATGACGCCGGAAGAAGGCGTCGCCGCGCATCTGGACGTGCGCGGCGGATTGCTGGTGCCGGTGCACTGGGCGACGTTCATGCTTTCGACGCATGCCTGGTCCGAACCCGCGGACCGGGTTTGGCGGGAAGCGAAGGCAAACGATCTCCCGTTGGCGATTCCGCAACCAGGCCAACGATTCGAAGCCGCGATCCCGCCAGCCCCAGACGGCTGGTGGAAAACCCACCCCTAA